A portion of the Acidisarcina polymorpha genome contains these proteins:
- a CDS encoding M20/M25/M40 family metallo-hydrolase → MPFSFDFQTRSALIAFLLLLAAASSLAQQPQAASTLQQITSELEPSNGVWTAQQIAAMGRLRDAALRDAYATTELQHLTDNIGPRLSGSPQAQQAVEYVAAEMRALGAEVQMEKTTVPHWVRGVETGQLVSWPGMGPDATQKIVLTALGGSVATPAEGLTAEVIVVDSLKDLNALSPDAVKGKILLFNEHFDKRLAAQGLGFEAYGQAVAYRAGAPALGASRGAAAVLVRSVGGAEYRLPHTGMTEYDPQLTKIPAASVTAEDADLLVHLTSQGHVRMKLTLTPQTLPRADSYNVIADWKGSEHPEQVVIVSGHLDSWDLGTGAIDDGAGVAVAMQAIHLLSQSGIHPRRTIRFVAWMAEEEGSDGAQTYLAEHSGDIANHVGAIESDSGAGHPTGIYLAGKPELQAWLHPISQVLEPIGATQLVISKETGADISGLTDKGVPSFAPLQDGRFYFNYHHTAADTFDKIDAHELNENSAVMTVLAYALADSPQPAPR, encoded by the coding sequence ATGCCCTTTTCTTTTGATTTCCAAACTCGTTCGGCGCTAATCGCCTTTCTCTTGCTCCTGGCGGCAGCTTCCAGTCTCGCGCAACAACCGCAGGCCGCCTCGACGCTGCAGCAGATCACCAGTGAACTGGAGCCGTCGAACGGCGTTTGGACCGCGCAACAAATTGCGGCAATGGGCCGTCTTCGCGATGCTGCGCTCCGGGATGCTTACGCCACTACCGAGCTCCAGCACCTGACTGACAACATCGGTCCGCGATTGAGCGGGTCGCCGCAGGCCCAGCAGGCGGTCGAGTATGTAGCTGCCGAGATGCGCGCGCTTGGCGCGGAAGTTCAGATGGAAAAGACGACTGTTCCTCATTGGGTACGCGGCGTCGAGACCGGGCAGCTAGTCTCGTGGCCTGGCATGGGGCCGGACGCGACGCAGAAGATCGTTCTTACTGCGCTCGGCGGCAGCGTTGCCACGCCCGCGGAGGGCTTGACCGCTGAGGTGATTGTCGTTGATTCACTCAAGGATCTGAACGCGCTCAGCCCAGACGCTGTCAAAGGCAAGATCCTGCTGTTTAACGAGCACTTTGACAAGCGTCTAGCCGCACAGGGACTAGGATTTGAAGCCTACGGGCAGGCAGTTGCCTACAGAGCGGGCGCGCCGGCGCTCGGCGCGTCGCGTGGCGCGGCGGCCGTCCTGGTTCGTTCGGTAGGCGGGGCGGAGTATCGCCTTCCGCACACAGGAATGACAGAGTACGACCCGCAGCTGACCAAGATTCCCGCCGCTTCAGTGACCGCCGAAGATGCTGACCTGCTGGTGCACCTCACCAGCCAGGGCCACGTTCGGATGAAGCTGACGTTGACCCCTCAAACGCTTCCCCGCGCCGACAGCTACAACGTCATTGCCGATTGGAAAGGGTCTGAGCATCCCGAACAAGTCGTGATCGTCTCCGGCCATTTGGACTCCTGGGACCTGGGAACAGGAGCTATCGACGATGGCGCTGGAGTTGCAGTTGCGATGCAAGCAATCCATCTGCTCTCCCAGTCAGGCATTCATCCCCGGCGGACGATCCGGTTTGTCGCTTGGATGGCCGAAGAAGAAGGCTCCGACGGGGCACAAACCTACCTGGCCGAGCACTCCGGTGACATTGCCAACCATGTTGGTGCGATTGAATCGGATTCCGGAGCGGGTCATCCCACGGGAATTTACCTGGCCGGCAAGCCTGAGCTACAAGCCTGGCTGCACCCAATCTCGCAGGTCCTCGAGCCGATCGGCGCGACCCAGCTTGTTATCTCCAAGGAGACCGGCGCGGACATCTCGGGGCTCACCGACAAGGGGGTTCCCAGCTTCGCTCCCCTGCAGGACGGCCGCTTCTACTTTAATTATCACCATACCGCGGCCGACACCTTCGATAAGATCGATGCTCATGAACTTAACGAAAATTCGGCCGTGATGACGGTCCTGGCCTACGCGCTGGCGGATTCACCTCAACCTGCGCCGCGGTAG
- a CDS encoding beta-L-arabinofuranosidase domain-containing protein, whose amino-acid sequence MAASRMISRRAFLRTGSVLAAGAAAPQSFFGLATPESPLTEFGYWDVSMAPGLQENQRAETYDILMGISDDALLKPFREMAGKSAPGLDLGGWYSYRSSFNYKTDDAGFAPGHAFGQWISALSRSYAITRSPEIRQRVRGLNQLYAEAISAKYFELSRFPAYSYDKIVIGLIDSHELVDDSEAFSILDRTTALAMAHLPAKAVPRESVWQPGRDVSYTWDESYTLPENLFLAYKRGAGSQYRELAGKYLMDDGYFDPLSRGVNVLEGKHAYSYVNALSSAMQAYLTMGSEKHLLAARNGFDMLAAQSYVTGGWGPDELLRGPESEALFASLSKSHNSFEAPCGSYAHFKLSRYLLRVTRDSRYGDSMERVMYNTVLGAKPLQADGHAFYYADYNSQGSRVYSKHRWPCCSGTLPQVAADYRINTYFRNGRDVYVNLYLPSTLRWKSEGKDFSLVQEGNYPLDDSVRLTLSVSRAEKFALLLRIPSWAEGPSATINGRPLQGPIVNGQFLRIEHKWKTGDEIVLRLPMAFRLEAIDAKHPGTVALLRGPLVLFPIEVSTSILSRQQLLSARSIGPSKWMVEAAGERATFVPFTEVGEKTYSTYVEISS is encoded by the coding sequence GTGGCCGCTTCCCGCATGATCTCGCGAAGAGCATTCCTTCGAACTGGATCCGTCCTCGCCGCAGGAGCAGCGGCGCCCCAGTCCTTTTTTGGCCTGGCAACTCCAGAATCGCCGCTTACCGAATTTGGATATTGGGACGTCTCAATGGCGCCCGGCCTTCAGGAGAACCAACGAGCTGAGACCTATGACATCCTGATGGGCATCAGCGATGACGCGCTCTTGAAGCCATTCCGCGAGATGGCCGGTAAGAGTGCTCCCGGGCTCGACCTGGGCGGATGGTATTCGTACCGGTCGAGTTTCAACTATAAGACGGATGATGCCGGATTCGCCCCGGGACATGCCTTCGGCCAGTGGATCTCGGCCCTTTCAAGATCGTATGCGATCACGAGATCGCCTGAGATACGCCAAAGGGTGCGAGGGCTCAACCAGCTGTATGCCGAAGCGATTTCCGCAAAGTACTTCGAACTGAGCCGGTTCCCCGCCTACAGCTATGACAAGATCGTGATCGGCCTGATCGACTCCCATGAGTTAGTTGATGATTCCGAAGCCTTTTCAATCCTCGATCGAACCACTGCTCTGGCTATGGCGCATCTGCCGGCTAAGGCGGTTCCACGGGAAAGCGTCTGGCAGCCGGGAAGAGATGTCTCCTATACCTGGGACGAGTCCTACACGCTGCCGGAAAATTTGTTCCTCGCGTATAAGCGCGGCGCGGGATCCCAATATCGTGAGTTGGCTGGCAAGTACCTGATGGACGACGGCTACTTCGATCCGCTTTCCCGCGGGGTGAATGTCCTGGAGGGAAAACATGCCTATAGCTACGTCAATGCGCTGAGTTCGGCGATGCAGGCCTATCTCACCATGGGTAGCGAGAAGCATCTGCTTGCGGCGAGAAATGGCTTCGACATGCTGGCTGCGCAGAGCTACGTTACGGGAGGTTGGGGTCCCGACGAACTACTTCGTGGGCCTGAGAGCGAGGCGCTCTTCGCCAGTCTTTCTAAGTCCCACAATAGCTTCGAGGCTCCCTGCGGCTCGTATGCGCACTTCAAACTGAGCCGCTACCTATTGCGTGTGACTCGCGATTCGCGATATGGCGACAGCATGGAAAGGGTCATGTACAACACCGTACTGGGAGCGAAGCCGCTTCAGGCGGACGGTCACGCCTTCTATTATGCCGACTACAATTCCCAGGGCAGCCGGGTGTACTCCAAACACCGCTGGCCATGCTGCTCGGGAACTCTACCGCAGGTTGCGGCAGATTACCGGATCAACACTTACTTTCGCAATGGCCGTGACGTCTATGTGAACTTGTATCTTCCGTCGACACTTCGATGGAAGTCCGAGGGAAAGGACTTCTCCCTGGTGCAGGAAGGGAATTACCCGCTCGACGATTCGGTACGGCTGACATTATCTGTGTCTCGAGCAGAGAAGTTCGCGTTGCTGCTACGGATTCCAAGCTGGGCCGAGGGCCCGTCCGCAACGATCAATGGACGGCCACTGCAGGGTCCAATCGTGAACGGGCAGTTTCTCAGGATAGAGCACAAGTGGAAGACTGGTGACGAGATCGTCCTGCGTCTGCCCATGGCATTTCGGCTCGAGGCGATCGACGCGAAGCATCCCGGGACTGTGGCTCTGCTTCGCGGGCCGCTGGTGCTTTTTCCGATTGAGGTTTCGACGAGTATACTGTCGCGGCAGCAGCTCTTGTCGGCCCGCTCCATAGGGCCTTCCAAATGGATGGTTGAAGCGGCAGGCGAACGAGCGACCTTTGTCCCGTTTACCGAGGTAGGCGAGAAGACTTACTCGACGTATGTGGAGATAAGCAGCTGA
- a CDS encoding tetratricopeptide repeat protein, producing MTLRQHLFRCCCSSVAVVLAFITLPTAPCQSPSMVSHFAPPPQLDIQKQSSSELEGDLLAARQRYLDAIEAYRKASPDSATVINKIGVAYHHMFDITDARKYYQRAIELNPHYAEAWNNLGATYHAEKKYKEAQRCYRKAIKLNPNSPLFYSNLGTAYFFQGNSKKGAEAYRQAFALDPEVFERSSAARIEESSSTKDLAMVNYVLAKTYAKAGMNERALSYLRKALGEGFNDRKKLMTDSELASLRETPEFIQLIARERNP from the coding sequence ATGACGCTTCGCCAGCATCTCTTCCGCTGTTGTTGCAGCAGCGTAGCCGTTGTACTTGCATTTATCACCCTGCCGACTGCTCCCTGTCAGTCGCCCTCAATGGTATCGCACTTCGCTCCGCCCCCTCAGCTAGACATCCAGAAGCAGAGTTCGTCAGAACTGGAGGGCGACCTGCTTGCCGCTCGCCAACGATATCTGGACGCCATCGAAGCCTATCGGAAGGCTTCCCCAGACTCAGCGACGGTGATCAACAAAATCGGCGTCGCCTACCATCACATGTTCGATATTACGGATGCCCGCAAGTACTATCAGCGGGCGATCGAGCTGAACCCGCATTATGCCGAGGCGTGGAACAATCTTGGCGCTACCTATCACGCGGAGAAGAAATACAAAGAGGCGCAGCGATGCTATCGCAAGGCCATCAAACTCAATCCGAACTCACCCTTGTTTTACAGCAACCTCGGGACCGCATACTTCTTTCAGGGAAACTCAAAGAAAGGAGCAGAGGCTTATCGCCAGGCCTTCGCTCTGGATCCTGAAGTCTTCGAGCGGAGCAGCGCCGCCAGGATTGAGGAAAGCAGCTCAACCAAGGACTTAGCAATGGTCAATTACGTCCTGGCGAAAACCTATGCGAAAGCCGGCATGAACGAGCGGGCTCTGAGTTATCTTCGGAAAGCCCTGGGAGAAGGCTTCAACGACCGCAAGAAACTGATGACCGATAGCGAGTTAGCGTCGCTGCGGGAGACGCCGGAATTCATTCAGCTAATTGCGAGAGAACGGAACCCTTAG